From a single Silene latifolia isolate original U9 population chromosome 6, ASM4854445v1, whole genome shotgun sequence genomic region:
- the LOC141588327 gene encoding uncharacterized protein LOC141588327, producing the protein MHSQPAPLEADQRSMIFRSRCTVQRRVCNLIIDGGSCTNVASTIMVSKLSLPTQEHPNPYKLRWLSKGSEVRVDKQCIVPFSIGKVYKDEVLCDVVPMDACHLLLGRPWEFYRNTTHQGKKNVYVFKHNGKRVTLTPLPPNQRGYGSPNMPEEVDGVLFLSEADMIKELRQEQPVLFLLSRETNNEGNNDVPAEVQPLIQKYKEIFPAELPSGLPPLRGIEHHIDLVPGSVLPNRPTYRCDPTTTKELHIRLRN; encoded by the coding sequence ATGCACTCTCAACCAGCTCCTCTAGAAGCTGATCAGAGGTCCATGATATTCAGGAGTAGGTGCACTGTCCAAAGGAGAGTGTGTAATTTGATCATTGATGGAGGTAGCTGTACCAATGTAGCTTCCACCATCATGGTTAGCAAGCTGAGCTTGCCTACTCAGGAGCACCCCAATCCATACAAACTGAGATGGTTAAGCAAAGGATCTGAAGTGAGAGTTGACAAGCAATGCATTGTTCCTTTTTCAATTGGGAAGGTGTACAAGGATGAAGTACTGTGTGATGTGGTCCCTATGGATGCCTGCCATCTACTGCTAGGGAGACCATGGGAGTTTTACAGAAACACCACTCACCAGGGGAAGAAGAATGTCTATGTTTTCAAGCATAATGGGAAGAGAGTCACCCTGACTCCCTTACCACCAAACCAGAGGGGTTATGGAAGTCCTAACATGCCTGAGGAGGTTGATGGAGTGTTGTTTCTATCTGAGGCAGACATGATCAAGGAGCTGAGGCAAGAGCAACCTGTATTGTTTCTCCTATCAAGGGAAACCAACAATGAGGGGAACAATGATGTGCCTGCAGAGGTTCAACCCCTGATTCAGAAGTACAAGGAGATTTTTCCAGCTGAGTTGCCTAGTGGATTGCCACCCCTGAGAGGCATTGAACATCACATAGACCTTGTACCTGGCTCTGTGCTCCCTAACAGGCCAACTTACAGATGTGATCCCACAACAACCAAGGAGCTACACATCAGATTGAGGAATTAA